In one Methylocaldum szegediense genomic region, the following are encoded:
- a CDS encoding class I SAM-dependent methyltransferase has translation MNQTLYDYLLSVSLREPDVLRALREEAASHSYGGMQIAPEQGQFMALLVELVGARNVLEIGVFTGYSSTRLALALPPEGRITACDINEEFTATARRHWQRAGVEDKIDLRLGPALDTLDGLIAEGRGGTYDLAFIDADKENYDGYYERALQLLRTGGLVLIDNVLWGGKVADPAMNDADTAAIRALNQKLHTDPRVSISLLPIADGLTLARKR, from the coding sequence ATGAATCAGACGCTATACGACTACCTGCTTTCGGTGTCGCTTCGCGAACCGGACGTGTTGAGAGCGCTGCGCGAGGAGGCGGCGAGCCATTCCTATGGCGGTATGCAGATCGCGCCGGAACAGGGGCAGTTCATGGCGTTACTGGTGGAACTCGTCGGCGCGCGGAACGTGCTCGAAATCGGGGTGTTCACCGGATACAGTTCCACCCGTCTGGCTCTTGCCCTGCCGCCCGAGGGGCGCATTACGGCCTGTGATATCAACGAGGAATTTACGGCAACGGCGCGCCGTCATTGGCAGCGGGCCGGGGTTGAAGACAAGATCGATTTGCGGCTCGGCCCTGCGCTCGACACCCTGGACGGGCTCATCGCCGAGGGGCGTGGCGGCACTTACGACCTGGCCTTCATCGATGCCGACAAGGAGAACTACGACGGGTATTACGAGCGGGCGCTACAACTCCTGCGTACGGGCGGGCTGGTCTTGATCGACAACGTCTTGTGGGGCGGCAAGGTCGCGGACCCGGCCATGAACGATGCCGATACCGCCGCCATCCGGGCGCTGAATCAAAAACTTCACACCGACCCGCGCGTCTCGATCAGCCTGCTGCCTATCGCCGACGGCCTCACGCTCGCGCGGAAACGTTGA